The following proteins are encoded in a genomic region of Arthrobacter jiangjiafuii:
- a CDS encoding SRPBCC domain-containing protein produces MFDSDSAAGPTERTFGRRQIQAGHALMMALSRRIPHPIGAAWAAVSDPDLLERYVGRPEGDLRRGGWYELPDGTRGEILRCDPPRLLTVSVTRPGGHSGELEVHLSADDSCTHIDLKYASVRGFVLVDANSGEWAAGPGWEFFLDNLTAYLDGRPPEEPHGIIGWISLEGEQRDLYEARHMEWEKAKADWELEHEPAPGPA; encoded by the coding sequence ATGTTTGATTCGGACTCTGCGGCGGGGCCTACGGAACGCACCTTTGGCCGCCGCCAAATCCAGGCGGGGCACGCACTGATGATGGCCCTTTCCCGGAGAATCCCCCATCCCATTGGGGCGGCCTGGGCCGCTGTCTCGGATCCCGATCTGCTGGAGAGGTATGTCGGCCGGCCCGAGGGCGACCTGCGCCGAGGCGGCTGGTACGAACTTCCGGATGGCACCCGCGGGGAGATCCTGCGCTGCGACCCGCCGCGGCTGCTGACCGTGTCGGTCACCCGGCCGGGCGGGCACTCGGGCGAGTTGGAGGTGCACCTGAGCGCGGATGATTCCTGCACCCACATCGACCTTAAATACGCCTCGGTCCGCGGGTTTGTCCTGGTCGACGCGAATTCGGGGGAGTGGGCGGCCGGGCCGGGGTGGGAGTTTTTCCTCGACAACCTGACCGCATACCTCGACGGCAGGCCACCGGAAGAGCCTCACGGCATCATCGGCTGGATCTCGCTGGAAGGCGAACAACGCGACCTGTACGAAGCCCGTCATATGGAATGGGAGAAGGCCAAGGCTGATTGGGAGCTCGAGCACGAACCGGCTCCCGGGCCCGCCTAG
- a CDS encoding penicillin-binding transpeptidase domain-containing protein codes for MGKNSKLMSVVTVSALALALVSCSGEKPSPQDAAASLAEGLARLDVSASAFTAGTASDANTELERIMEGMGALRPDVSVAGVETDQEDDATATARLAYAWDLNGDSAADWTYETKAPMQRAEDDTWLVEFSPALVLETLVPGERLTHSTIQPPRAGILDRTGQPMVQPRPVLRIGIDKANLPEGQAAASAAAMAQMVGLDPAAYTAQVEASGPEAFVEAIIQRAEADGPATDEGIAAIPGAAALADTRDLAPTRTFARALLGNVGEATAEVIESSEGRLSPGDQTGLSGLQQQYDQQLSGAPSVTVNAAREDGLFRHVFTSAPQEGTPLRTTLDPRLQALAETVLEEEPSASAIVAIQPSTGEILTVANGPGSEGQQTALLGQYPPGSTFKIAASLALLRQGSTPDAAVQCPAEVTVDGRKFSNVPGYPAAATGTVPLRTAFANSCNTAFINARDTVSQQDLAAAAADLGIGVDAPMGVPGYFGSVPESADGTAHAASMIGQGEVLVSPLALAVAAASVGKGERVTPFLVPGAAAAGETPASGTALASPSATAGSPAPGAPAAGSITAAEAASLRDMMRAVVADGGAAMLLDVPGEPVLAKTGTAEFGSETPPRTHAWVVALQGDLTVAVFVSEGELGSTSGGPLMKAFLAGAAG; via the coding sequence ATGGGGAAAAACAGCAAGCTGATGTCCGTTGTAACTGTCTCTGCCCTGGCACTCGCGCTGGTGTCCTGTTCCGGGGAAAAACCGTCGCCACAGGACGCCGCGGCGTCGCTTGCCGAGGGGCTGGCCCGGCTGGACGTGTCGGCGTCGGCCTTCACCGCGGGCACTGCCTCCGACGCCAACACGGAGCTGGAACGGATCATGGAGGGCATGGGCGCCCTGCGCCCGGACGTGAGCGTGGCCGGCGTCGAGACTGATCAGGAAGACGACGCCACCGCAACCGCCCGGCTCGCCTATGCCTGGGACCTCAACGGCGACTCGGCGGCTGATTGGACGTATGAAACCAAGGCGCCGATGCAGCGCGCCGAGGACGACACCTGGCTGGTGGAGTTCTCGCCCGCCCTCGTGCTGGAAACCCTGGTTCCCGGTGAGCGCCTGACCCACAGCACTATCCAGCCTCCGCGCGCCGGCATCCTTGACCGGACCGGGCAGCCGATGGTGCAGCCACGTCCGGTCCTGCGCATCGGTATCGATAAGGCGAACCTCCCTGAGGGACAGGCCGCCGCGTCCGCAGCCGCCATGGCCCAAATGGTGGGCCTGGACCCGGCGGCCTACACCGCCCAGGTCGAGGCCTCGGGCCCCGAAGCGTTTGTGGAAGCAATCATCCAGCGCGCCGAGGCCGACGGCCCGGCTACGGATGAGGGCATAGCCGCCATCCCCGGCGCCGCTGCCCTGGCCGATACCCGGGATCTGGCCCCCACCCGGACCTTCGCCCGCGCCCTCCTCGGTAATGTCGGCGAAGCCACCGCCGAAGTGATCGAAAGTTCCGAGGGCCGGCTCTCCCCCGGCGACCAGACCGGGCTCTCCGGCCTACAGCAGCAGTACGACCAGCAGCTCAGCGGGGCACCCTCAGTCACCGTAAACGCCGCCCGGGAAGACGGCCTGTTCCGGCATGTCTTCACCTCTGCGCCGCAGGAGGGAACCCCGTTGCGGACCACCCTTGATCCCCGCCTGCAGGCACTGGCGGAGACCGTCCTCGAAGAGGAGCCCTCGGCCTCGGCCATCGTCGCCATCCAGCCGTCCACCGGCGAAATCCTGACCGTGGCCAACGGCCCCGGCAGCGAAGGCCAGCAGACCGCGCTGCTCGGGCAGTACCCGCCGGGCTCCACCTTCAAGATCGCCGCCTCCCTGGCCCTGCTCCGGCAGGGAAGCACGCCCGACGCCGCGGTCCAGTGCCCGGCCGAGGTCACCGTGGACGGCCGGAAATTCAGCAATGTGCCAGGCTACCCGGCCGCTGCCACCGGCACCGTCCCGCTGCGGACCGCCTTCGCCAATTCCTGCAACACCGCCTTCATCAATGCCCGCGATACCGTCTCCCAGCAGGACCTCGCGGCTGCCGCCGCAGACCTGGGGATCGGCGTCGACGCCCCCATGGGTGTGCCCGGCTACTTCGGTTCTGTTCCCGAAAGCGCCGACGGCACGGCTCACGCAGCGTCCATGATCGGCCAGGGGGAAGTGCTGGTTTCGCCGCTGGCCCTGGCCGTTGCCGCAGCGTCTGTGGGCAAGGGTGAACGCGTCACACCGTTCCTGGTGCCCGGGGCTGCTGCGGCCGGGGAAACTCCCGCGTCGGGCACGGCGTTGGCTTCGCCATCCGCGACCGCCGGATCACCGGCCCCCGGTGCACCTGCCGCCGGCTCCATCACCGCTGCAGAGGCGGCCTCGCTGCGCGACATGATGCGCGCCGTGGTGGCCGACGGCGGCGCGGCCATGCTGCTCGATGTTCCAGGTGAACCGGTGCTGGCCAAGACCGGCACCGCTGAGTTTGGCAGCGAGACTCCGCCCCGGACCCATGCCTGGGTGGTGGCGCTGCAGGGCGACCTGACCGTCGCCGTCTTTGTGTCCGAAGGCGAGCTTGGTTCCACTTCCGGCGGGCCGTTGATGAAGGCGTTCCTGGCCGGCGCAGCCGGCTGA
- a CDS encoding YccF domain-containing protein — protein MNLILNIIWLLFGGIWLALGYLAAGIICCLLIVTIPFGIASFRIAAYAFWPFGRTVVDRGGAPGVFSTVGNVIWLVVAGVWIAVGHVMTAIPMFLSIIGIPLGIANLKMVPISLMPLGKVIVPTGRAGITPYRAYSPNGATAYGAPGYGR, from the coding sequence ATGAATCTCATCCTGAACATCATCTGGCTCCTTTTTGGCGGTATCTGGCTGGCGCTCGGATACCTCGCCGCAGGCATTATCTGCTGCCTGCTGATCGTGACCATTCCGTTCGGCATCGCCTCATTCCGGATTGCCGCCTATGCCTTCTGGCCCTTCGGCCGGACAGTGGTGGACCGCGGCGGTGCACCCGGCGTTTTCTCCACAGTGGGAAACGTGATCTGGCTGGTGGTCGCCGGAGTGTGGATCGCCGTCGGACATGTCATGACGGCCATTCCCATGTTCCTGAGCATCATCGGCATTCCGCTGGGCATCGCGAACCTGAAAATGGTGCCGATTTCGCTGATGCCGCTGGGCAAGGTCATCGTGCCAACAGGTAGGGCCGGGATCACCCCGTACCGTGCCTACTCCCCGAACGGGGCAACTGCCTACGGCGCTCCCGGATACGGGCGCTAG
- a CDS encoding pyridoxamine 5'-phosphate oxidase family protein: MLPIKDDAGMPAEKPVELTANQCWDYIRKAEIGRLAVVADQHPEIFPINFVVDRGSVVFRTAEGTKLAAALEGAAVAFEVDGYDERLGQAWSVVLKGSAVQLESIEDILASEELPLFPWQSGQKNHFVRIDPVQTSGRSFMVNSAARRHYLRGTRPLPSVE, translated from the coding sequence ATGCTGCCAATCAAAGATGATGCCGGAATGCCCGCCGAAAAGCCCGTTGAACTGACCGCCAACCAGTGCTGGGACTATATCCGCAAGGCGGAGATCGGACGGCTCGCCGTGGTGGCCGATCAGCACCCCGAGATTTTCCCCATTAACTTTGTGGTGGACCGCGGATCAGTGGTGTTCCGCACCGCCGAAGGAACCAAGCTCGCTGCAGCCCTCGAGGGTGCAGCCGTGGCGTTCGAGGTGGACGGGTACGACGAGCGGCTCGGCCAGGCGTGGAGCGTGGTGCTCAAGGGCAGCGCCGTCCAGCTGGAGAGCATCGAGGACATCCTCGCGTCCGAAGAGCTGCCGCTGTTTCCGTGGCAGAGCGGCCAGAAGAACCACTTCGTGCGGATCGACCCGGTGCAGACCAGCGGACGCAGCTTCATGGTCAACAGTGCAGCCCGCCGCCACTACCTGCGCGGCACGCGCCCGCTGCCCTCGGTCGAGTAG
- a CDS encoding HutD family protein encodes MSSTDKDAPVIRFADLPSVPWGRNNGRVKELAAGDQWRLSIAAVEKPGAFTPFPGKDRVTVPVEGELLVLTVDGVEHGMERFRPFRYSGDSLAEAALPTGPVTVLNTVVDRTTTGASVMVAELSKKNPQTLGDGQFLVLLHGSATVTAPDGSAAALNPLDTVAGDAGRPAVLGRGFAAVVSFFDLD; translated from the coding sequence GTGAGCAGTACAGACAAAGACGCCCCGGTCATCAGGTTCGCGGACCTGCCGTCGGTTCCGTGGGGCCGGAACAACGGACGGGTCAAGGAACTGGCCGCCGGAGACCAATGGCGGCTCAGTATCGCTGCGGTCGAAAAACCCGGTGCGTTCACGCCGTTCCCCGGCAAGGACCGGGTTACGGTACCGGTTGAGGGTGAGCTTCTGGTGCTGACCGTCGACGGCGTCGAACACGGAATGGAGCGGTTCCGGCCCTTCCGGTATTCCGGCGACTCCCTGGCCGAGGCAGCCCTGCCAACCGGGCCTGTAACCGTGCTGAACACGGTGGTGGACCGGACCACCACTGGCGCCTCCGTGATGGTCGCCGAACTCTCGAAGAAGAATCCGCAGACCCTCGGGGACGGCCAGTTCCTGGTCCTTCTGCACGGATCGGCCACTGTCACTGCGCCCGACGGTTCAGCTGCAGCCCTGAACCCGTTGGACACGGTAGCGGGAGATGCCGGGCGTCCGGCTGTGCTGGGGCGCGGTTTTGCCGCCGTCGTCTCCTTCTTTGACCTGGACTGA
- a CDS encoding DEAD/DEAH box helicase: MTTFAALGVPKVLVSSLSASGIDEAFPIQVETLPDTLKGRDVLGRGRTGSGKTLAFSLPLVARLAEAEAAYRRKPNRPLGLVLAPTRELATQINNVIEPLAKEMGLTTTVIYGGVSQQRQEKALKAGVDIVIACPGRLEDLMKQKVISLESIEITVLDEADHMADLGFLPVVQRLLDRTPEKGQRMLFSATLDNGVDKLVRRYLSNPLTHSVDEPQAAVSTMEHHVLLVQDQTAKKLLVKELASGQGRRIMFMRTKHHARKMAKFLTDSGIPTVDLHGNLSQNARDRNLAEFSSGDVRVLVATDVAARGVHVDDVELVVHIDPPTEHKAYLHRSGRTARAGSSGTVVTLTLPEQKSEVSKLMKAAGVDVSIEKVSHNSPSIAKLIGDRAAAVEPHVRAAQLASKSPQQGGGRSTGANAQRKRAARSTTAPRAGGRGGAGGRGRVSADRPERSERDRNDFTPDAPRAARSQDGRRGAAAASTASGRNRRPATGQRASDVAPAGGGRPAAGGRSQAPSGAGRPARGAGPRRATAPASNERRAR, from the coding sequence ATGACTACTTTTGCTGCCCTTGGTGTACCCAAGGTCCTCGTTTCATCCCTCTCCGCTTCCGGAATTGACGAAGCATTCCCGATTCAGGTTGAAACCCTTCCCGATACCCTCAAGGGCCGCGATGTACTGGGCCGGGGCCGCACCGGCTCGGGCAAGACCCTCGCTTTCTCACTGCCGCTGGTCGCCCGGCTGGCCGAAGCGGAAGCCGCCTACCGCCGCAAGCCCAACCGCCCGCTGGGCCTGGTGCTTGCACCGACCCGCGAGCTCGCCACGCAGATCAACAACGTGATTGAGCCGCTCGCCAAGGAAATGGGCCTGACCACCACCGTTATCTATGGCGGTGTTTCGCAGCAGCGCCAGGAAAAGGCCCTCAAGGCCGGCGTTGACATTGTTATTGCCTGCCCCGGCCGGCTTGAAGACCTCATGAAGCAGAAGGTCATCAGCCTGGAATCCATTGAAATCACTGTGCTCGATGAAGCCGACCACATGGCTGATCTCGGGTTCCTCCCGGTAGTGCAGCGCCTGCTGGACCGCACTCCCGAAAAGGGACAGCGCATGCTGTTCTCCGCAACACTGGACAACGGCGTGGACAAGCTTGTCCGCCGCTACCTGTCCAACCCCCTGACGCATTCGGTGGATGAGCCGCAGGCAGCGGTGTCCACCATGGAGCACCACGTGCTGCTGGTCCAGGACCAGACGGCAAAGAAGCTGCTCGTCAAGGAACTGGCCTCGGGCCAGGGCCGCCGCATCATGTTCATGCGCACCAAGCACCACGCACGGAAGATGGCCAAGTTCCTGACGGACAGCGGCATCCCCACCGTTGACCTGCACGGTAACCTCTCGCAGAACGCCCGCGACCGGAACCTGGCGGAGTTCTCCTCCGGCGACGTCCGCGTCCTCGTTGCCACCGACGTCGCCGCCCGCGGCGTGCACGTGGACGACGTTGAGCTGGTTGTCCACATCGATCCGCCCACGGAGCACAAGGCATACCTGCACCGTTCCGGCCGTACGGCCCGTGCCGGTTCCAGCGGAACCGTTGTCACGCTGACCCTTCCGGAGCAGAAGAGCGAAGTTTCCAAGCTGATGAAGGCTGCCGGCGTGGACGTTTCAATCGAGAAGGTTTCGCACAATTCTCCGTCCATCGCCAAGCTGATCGGCGACCGCGCCGCTGCTGTGGAGCCGCATGTGCGCGCCGCCCAGCTCGCGTCCAAGTCTCCTCAGCAGGGCGGCGGCCGGTCCACCGGCGCCAATGCCCAGCGCAAGCGCGCCGCCCGCTCCACCACCGCACCCCGTGCCGGTGGCCGCGGCGGAGCAGGCGGACGCGGACGCGTGTCGGCCGACCGTCCGGAGCGCAGCGAGCGTGACCGCAACGACTTCACGCCCGATGCACCCCGTGCTGCACGTTCGCAGGACGGACGCCGGGGCGCAGCTGCTGCGTCCACGGCTTCCGGCCGCAACCGCCGTCCGGCCACGGGCCAGCGCGCCTCTGACGTGGCTCCCGCCGGCGGCGGCCGTCCCGCAGCGGGTGGCCGCAGCCAGGCACCGTCCGGTGCAGGCCGTCCCGCCCGCGGCGCCGGTCCCCGCCGCGCCACTGCTCCGGCTTCGAACGAACGCCGCGCACGCTAA
- the trmB gene encoding tRNA (guanosine(46)-N7)-methyltransferase TrmB — protein MTTEPALPDAGSLNSPEPDPGPGTASATQETVETAHFRSPVSFVRRGSRLQGRRQQAWDELAERFVIDVPRAEADTSVDPDYVFDAAAEFGRTAPLVVEIGSGLGEAVTHAAELNPDTNYLAVEVYLPGLAQTLQRIGQKELTNVRVVQANAPEVLTTMLPAGSVDEVWVFFPDPWHKTRHHKRRMVKDEFAELVARVLVPGGIWRLATDWSDYAVQMREVLDASARFVNLHDGERAGDDSPLTRVNREGLENKAPINDVDTRGGWAPRFEGRTLTSFENKAHQAGRLIFDLTYRKA, from the coding sequence ATGACTACTGAACCAGCCCTGCCCGACGCCGGCTCCCTGAACTCCCCCGAACCTGATCCGGGGCCAGGGACGGCCTCGGCCACCCAGGAGACCGTGGAGACTGCGCACTTCCGGTCGCCGGTCTCGTTTGTCCGCCGCGGCTCCCGCCTGCAGGGCCGCCGCCAGCAGGCCTGGGACGAGCTCGCAGAGCGCTTCGTCATTGACGTTCCGCGCGCAGAGGCCGATACCTCGGTGGATCCGGACTACGTGTTCGACGCCGCTGCCGAGTTTGGCCGCACGGCTCCCCTGGTCGTGGAAATCGGCTCGGGTCTTGGCGAAGCTGTCACGCACGCTGCGGAGCTGAACCCGGACACTAACTACCTCGCCGTCGAGGTGTACCTGCCCGGACTCGCCCAGACCCTGCAGCGCATCGGGCAGAAGGAACTGACCAACGTCCGCGTCGTGCAGGCCAATGCCCCCGAAGTACTGACCACCATGCTGCCCGCCGGCTCTGTGGACGAGGTCTGGGTCTTCTTCCCCGACCCGTGGCACAAGACCCGCCACCACAAGCGCCGCATGGTCAAGGACGAGTTCGCTGAACTGGTGGCCCGCGTGCTGGTGCCCGGCGGCATCTGGCGCCTGGCCACCGACTGGTCGGACTACGCGGTGCAGATGCGCGAGGTCCTGGACGCCTCCGCCCGGTTCGTGAACCTGCACGACGGCGAGCGCGCCGGCGATGACTCCCCGCTGACCCGGGTGAACCGGGAGGGGCTGGAAAATAAGGCTCCGATCAACGACGTCGACACCCGCGGCGGCTGGGCACCGCGCTTCGAGGGCCGCACCCTGACCAGCTTCGAGAACAAGGCCCACCAAGCCGGCCGCCTCATCTTCGATCTCACCTACCGCAAGGCCTGA
- a CDS encoding NYN domain-containing protein, whose product MTEPNDARVGLYIDFDNIVISRYQQLHGRNAFQRDGIRNFDRLNRDADPEVAARLTAATVDFNAIIDFAASFGTLVVNRAYADWSVPVNASYQRQLMSRAVDLTQLFTTTTRGTKNGADIRLAVDVVEDLFRLPDLTHVIIVAGDSDYIALAQKSKRLGRFVVGIGVAGSTSTSLAAACDEFEDYDSLPGIDTAVAAAAAADRPRSGRKAPEPVEVEAQPEPASGKARQLTTVPMFSHTADTAFDEPEPAEDIDPQTLATELLMRALQIGHAKGDADEWLNTGTIKNQMRRMDPSFNEKPLGFRSFTDFLSSHSDLVELDEDGPQRLIRLRPEAKADGRR is encoded by the coding sequence ATGACTGAACCCAACGATGCCCGCGTCGGCCTCTACATCGACTTCGACAACATTGTCATCTCGCGCTACCAGCAGCTGCACGGCCGCAATGCCTTCCAGCGCGACGGCATCCGCAATTTCGACCGGTTGAACCGCGACGCCGATCCCGAGGTCGCCGCCCGGCTCACCGCAGCCACCGTTGATTTCAACGCCATCATCGACTTCGCCGCCTCCTTTGGAACACTGGTCGTCAACCGCGCCTACGCCGACTGGTCGGTGCCGGTCAACGCCAGCTACCAGCGCCAGCTGATGTCGCGTGCCGTGGACCTCACCCAGCTGTTCACCACGACCACCCGGGGAACGAAGAACGGGGCGGATATCCGCCTGGCCGTCGACGTGGTCGAAGACCTCTTCCGGCTGCCGGACCTCACCCACGTCATCATCGTGGCCGGGGACTCCGACTACATTGCCCTGGCGCAGAAGTCGAAGCGGCTCGGCCGCTTCGTGGTGGGCATCGGTGTTGCAGGCTCGACCAGCACCTCGCTCGCAGCAGCGTGCGACGAGTTCGAGGACTACGACTCGCTGCCCGGGATCGACACCGCCGTCGCGGCGGCCGCAGCGGCTGACCGCCCCCGATCCGGCCGGAAGGCACCGGAACCGGTAGAGGTCGAAGCGCAGCCCGAGCCGGCCTCCGGCAAGGCCCGCCAGCTCACCACCGTCCCCATGTTCTCGCACACCGCTGACACCGCGTTCGACGAGCCGGAGCCCGCGGAGGACATCGACCCGCAGACCCTGGCCACGGAACTGCTTATGCGCGCACTGCAGATCGGCCATGCCAAGGGCGACGCCGACGAGTGGCTCAACACGGGCACCATCAAGAACCAGATGCGCCGGATGGACCCCTCCTTTAACGAGAAGCCGCTCGGCTTCCGGTCCTTCACCGATTTCCTTTCCTCGCACAGCGATCTGGTCGAACTGGACGAGGACGGCCCGCAGCGCCTCATCCGCCTGCGGCCGGAGGCAAAGGCCGACGGCCGGCGCTGA
- a CDS encoding class I SAM-dependent methyltransferase, translating into MEHTTPGQDASGIDWDQRYAEMDKLWSGQPNGALVHEVSGLVPGRVLDVGCGEGADALWLAEQGWDVTALDVSRVALDRAVREADRRGLKVAWLHAGLVEAALPEASFDLVSAQYPALPATADKAAERALLGAVAPGGVLLIVHHLPPTPEEARARGFDPADYVSVADVAALLDDNWEIEVDEIRPRHVTTGAGAHHTEDVVVRARRLR; encoded by the coding sequence ATGGAACATACAACACCCGGACAGGACGCATCCGGCATCGACTGGGATCAGCGCTACGCCGAAATGGACAAGCTGTGGAGCGGGCAGCCCAATGGCGCGCTGGTTCACGAGGTCAGCGGCCTGGTGCCCGGGCGGGTGCTGGACGTCGGCTGCGGGGAAGGCGCCGACGCGCTGTGGTTGGCCGAACAGGGCTGGGATGTCACGGCACTGGACGTGTCAAGGGTGGCCCTGGACCGTGCCGTCCGGGAGGCCGATCGCCGCGGGCTGAAGGTGGCGTGGCTGCACGCCGGCCTGGTCGAGGCGGCGCTCCCGGAGGCCTCCTTCGACCTGGTGTCGGCGCAGTACCCCGCTCTGCCTGCCACGGCGGACAAGGCTGCCGAGCGTGCGCTGCTGGGCGCCGTCGCACCCGGCGGTGTGCTGCTCATCGTGCACCACCTCCCGCCCACCCCTGAGGAAGCCCGGGCACGCGGCTTTGATCCTGCCGACTACGTCAGCGTGGCGGATGTGGCCGCCCTGCTCGATGACAACTGGGAGATCGAGGTGGATGAGATCCGACCCCGGCACGTAACCACCGGAGCCGGCGCCCATCACACCGAGGATGTCGTGGTGCGGGCCCGCCGCCTGCGCTGA
- a CDS encoding dihydrofolate reductase family protein, producing the protein MPGRICIDLFITLDGVAQAPGGPGEDPDGGFRFGGWQAPLLDEAAGAQVDEGIQAMDALLLGRRTYDIFAAYWPYQLDSEDAGIARKFDAIPKYVASRGAPDLGWRGSHLLGADLAAELQALRGRHQEIHVIGSIDFARTLFAEGLFDQLNLWVHPIVVGPGKRLFPDDGPPAALELVSAEPATEMGTVLLRYRPTGAVPATGDMAS; encoded by the coding sequence ATGCCCGGCCGTATCTGCATTGATCTTTTCATTACGCTCGACGGCGTCGCCCAGGCCCCCGGTGGACCCGGGGAAGACCCCGACGGCGGCTTCAGGTTTGGCGGCTGGCAGGCCCCCCTGTTGGATGAGGCCGCCGGAGCGCAGGTCGACGAGGGCATTCAGGCCATGGACGCCCTGCTGCTGGGACGGCGGACCTACGACATTTTTGCCGCCTACTGGCCGTATCAGCTCGACTCTGAGGACGCCGGTATTGCCCGCAAGTTCGACGCCATTCCGAAGTATGTGGCATCCCGGGGCGCCCCGGACCTTGGCTGGCGCGGCTCCCATCTGTTGGGCGCCGACCTTGCGGCGGAGCTGCAGGCCCTGCGCGGGCGGCATCAGGAAATCCACGTGATCGGCAGCATCGACTTTGCCCGCACGCTCTTCGCAGAGGGCCTGTTCGACCAGTTGAACCTGTGGGTGCATCCGATCGTGGTGGGGCCGGGCAAGCGGCTCTTCCCCGACGACGGACCACCTGCGGCACTGGAGCTGGTCTCCGCAGAGCCGGCCACGGAAATGGGCACCGTTCTCCTTCGTTACCGCCCGACCGGTGCCGTTCCGGCAACGGGAGACATGGCGTCCTGA
- a CDS encoding ABC transporter ATP-binding protein: MTKSYAGKPALNPVTLDIRAGEALGLLGPNGAGKSTLLNLLCGLRTPDSGTVELFGRSPRDPLARRQLGTTPQATSLPPTLRVRETVDFVAAHYAEPVPTPELLADFGLSDIAAKQCGGLSGGQQRRLMVALALVGNPRLVILDEPTTGLDVQARENLWERLGEYRRAGGTLLITSHYLEEIQTLSGRVVVLNNGSVVADGTVDEIRSHVSVSKVSFHTTLPPSAFASLPESAGVATGPDNAVTVLSRDADETVRRLVRDNFPFSRLEVHTASLEEAFLALTHRQTPVPEAAHAREEQP; the protein is encoded by the coding sequence GTGACCAAAAGCTACGCCGGCAAACCCGCCCTTAACCCGGTCACCCTGGACATCCGGGCCGGCGAAGCCCTCGGCCTGCTCGGTCCGAACGGCGCCGGAAAATCCACCCTGCTCAACCTGCTGTGCGGGCTCCGCACCCCCGATTCCGGAACAGTGGAATTATTTGGCCGCAGTCCGCGTGACCCGTTGGCCAGGCGGCAGCTCGGAACCACCCCGCAGGCGACGTCGCTGCCGCCCACCCTGCGGGTCCGCGAGACCGTGGACTTCGTCGCCGCGCACTACGCCGAGCCCGTTCCGACCCCCGAGCTGCTGGCGGACTTCGGACTCTCGGACATCGCCGCCAAACAGTGCGGCGGGCTCTCCGGCGGGCAGCAGCGCCGGCTCATGGTGGCACTGGCACTGGTGGGAAACCCGCGGCTGGTCATCCTCGACGAGCCCACCACGGGGCTCGATGTCCAGGCGCGCGAGAATCTGTGGGAACGGCTCGGCGAATACCGCAGGGCGGGCGGCACGCTGCTCATCACCAGCCACTACCTCGAGGAAATCCAGACCCTGTCAGGGCGGGTCGTGGTGCTGAACAACGGGTCCGTCGTCGCCGACGGCACGGTGGATGAAATCCGCAGCCATGTATCGGTCAGCAAGGTCTCGTTCCACACCACGCTGCCGCCGTCGGCCTTCGCCTCGCTGCCCGAAAGCGCGGGCGTCGCCACCGGTCCGGACAATGCCGTGACCGTGTTGAGCCGGGATGCCGACGAAACTGTGCGCCGGCTGGTCCGCGACAATTTTCCCTTTTCCCGCTTGGAGGTCCACACCGCGAGCCTGGAGGAAGCCTTCCTGGCACTGACCCACCGCCAGACCCCGGTTCCGGAAGCCGCACACGCCCGAGAGGAACAGCCATGA
- a CDS encoding ABC transporter permease, with product MTVPAAVPSQTSLVRAHTKAQILEQLRIPISVISSTVFPTLALVFFVLPQEALTSNPVASLIAVAQLALFGVMSSFLFNYGIGVAEERANPWNSYVRTLPVGALPPTAARALTAMMFAFFALVPVVLVGLFTTAAGGAFTTGLVAWWRIPAAVLVWLLCGLPFLFLGLLIGYLCTPKVAIAVTQVVFFPLAFAGGLMLPPDLFSPGLNTFSLFLPTRAARDISVAVFSGQPLGAAALPCLLAWMLVLGSLAVWANRRDQGRRFR from the coding sequence ATGACGGTCCCGGCCGCAGTACCATCCCAAACCTCCCTGGTCCGCGCCCATACCAAGGCCCAGATCCTGGAACAGCTGCGGATTCCCATCTCGGTGATTTCCTCCACGGTGTTCCCCACCCTGGCACTGGTGTTTTTCGTGCTGCCGCAGGAGGCCCTCACCTCAAATCCCGTAGCCTCGCTGATCGCGGTTGCCCAGCTGGCGCTGTTCGGGGTGATGAGCTCGTTCCTGTTCAACTACGGCATCGGCGTGGCCGAGGAACGGGCAAACCCGTGGAACAGCTACGTGCGCACGCTGCCCGTGGGCGCGTTGCCTCCCACTGCGGCCCGGGCGCTGACGGCGATGATGTTCGCATTCTTCGCCCTGGTTCCGGTGGTGCTGGTGGGCCTGTTCACAACAGCAGCGGGCGGGGCCTTCACCACCGGCCTGGTGGCCTGGTGGCGGATACCGGCGGCGGTGCTCGTGTGGCTGCTCTGCGGGCTGCCGTTCCTGTTCCTGGGCCTGCTGATCGGCTACCTGTGCACGCCCAAGGTTGCCATTGCCGTGACCCAGGTGGTGTTCTTTCCGCTGGCGTTTGCGGGCGGCCTGATGCTGCCGCCGGATCTGTTCAGTCCGGGGCTGAATACGTTCTCGCTGTTCCTGCCCACGCGGGCTGCCCGTGATATTTCGGTGGCTGTTTTCTCCGGCCAGCCCCTCGGTGCGGCTGCGCTGCCGTGTCTGCTGGCCTGGATGCTGGTCTTGGGATCGCTGGCTGTGTGGGCCAACCGCAGGGACCAGGGGCGCCGGTTCCGCTAG